CGCAATCTTTACGCGGAGCGATGCAGCATGCTTGGGCAGTCACTCCGCACACAAATGGGAGCAATGATGGAAGTCATTAGCGCAGACGCGGGAATGCATCTGGTGGGCTTACTTCCTCCTAATTTTCACGACGTGGCGGTTTCGCAAAGGGCGGCCAAGAGCGGCATCTCCGCGATGCCTCTATCGAATTGCTATCTCAAGCGTCCATCGCCTCCCGGTCTTGTTCTCGGCTACGGCTCGACGCACGTCGCGCAGATTCCAGATACAGTTCAAACTCTTTCCAGAATTATTCGTACGTTTGAGGGTGCATCCTGATGCGACTTTAGAGTCCGCGAGGCCCTGCGTCCAAACCTGTTACTTTACCATGCAGCTCGTGGGGGAAATTCTTCAGTTGCGAGTCAGTGCTGCGGCTTCATCCTCGACAATATCCAAGACTGAATCGAGCCGCACCATTTTAAGGAGTTGAGAGACGCGTTTCGTTGGCGCGAAGAAGGTGCAGTTCCCGCCACACTTCTTCATCTGGCTGTACACGCGAACGAGCGAGCCGATACCGGAGCTATCCATCTCGGGCACAGAGGCGAGGTTAATAGCCATGCGGCGGACTCCGCCGTCGATCAACTCCTGCACTTGCTGGCGGAACGCTTGCTCGCTCTCGCCGAGCTTGAGCGCACCGGCGAGATCAACAATGGTAATCGGCCCTGCTTTACGAATCGAGACGGTCAAGCAGCCCCCACGCGGTAGAAAGGTACCCGAACTTGTCCTTCCAAGCAAGAGACGGATGGACTGACAGGCTTAATGGCAACTCTCCTTGACTCCCAACATGGCTTTTGCTAGGTTTCTACCGATTCTAAGCTCGATTTTCCTCCAATCTGCAATGCTGAGAATAAAGCACGTCCGCATCTCTCCGGGAGAGTGCCGTGGAACCTTCTTCCCACTTGCTTGACCTCGCGACTATTTTCTATGCCTGCCGTGACACAGAAACACTGCTGAAAACCCTTGCGGGGCGTTTAGGGACTTCCCTTGATGCGCGGGCCGTCATAGTGTGGATCGCCGCCTGGGACAACGAGGGCGATGATGAATCGGAAACCGAAACAATTTCCGCAAAACTCCAAGCAGCTTGGTTCGCTTCTGGGGAGCGTTTCGAGCCGGTTGCCAATATGGTTTCGGAAGGCGTACTCGTGCAGGTGCTCGAAAGTGGTGAACCGCTGGAATTCTCTTCGAAATCTGAAGACGAAGACATCTTGGCGCACTTGGCCGAATCGTCGCGCGAGCGCGTGGAGGCGGAGCTTTACTGTCCATTGCCGGGACCACAGCGTTCAGCCGGAGTCGTCGAGATTCTCAATCCGCGACGCGGCAGATTCACGCCCGACGAACTGCAGTATGTGCGAGAAGTGAGCCGCCTCGCAGGGCTCGCACTGGAAAATTGCCAGGACCGCGAACGACAAGTCCATGAGCATCTTACAACGGTCGAGCGTCTGACGGCGTTGTACGACATCAGCCGCATCTTTAATTCCACGCTTGAAATGGAAGAGTTGTTGCCCGTCATCACCGAGAAAATTCGTGACCTGTTGAATGCCTCCGCCTGCAACCTCTGGCTCGTAGATGCGGAGACGAACAGTCTTCACGCCATGCAGCAAGCCGGTGAGGACCCAACTCTGGGCGAAGGAGCACAGTGCGCGATCGGGGAAGGGGTGGTCGGCAAAGCGGCACAATTAGGTCAGCCAGTACTTGTGGAAGCTGCTTCTGAAGATGAAATGCTGGCAGAGCGGCGCAAGAATGAGACGGAAGACTTCCACTTGGAGTCGGTCATATGCTCGCCACTTCTCAAGGGCGAAGAAGTGATGGGCGCTATCGAAGTGGTCAACCGCATCGGCGGCGGTGCATTCTCGGAAGAAGATCTCTATTTTCTTTCCAACATTAGTGAGCAGGCTGCGATCGCGATAAGTAACGCCAAGCTGCTCGACGCTGAGCGTAAAGTGAGCGTTCTCGACGCGCTGCTGGGCATCAGCCGTGAGATTACCTCCACGCTGGATCTCGATCATGTGCTGCGCACGGTCGTGCAGCAGGCCTCCACGATCATCCCATTTGATCGCGGTGTGATCGGCCTTTTCGATCGCGATCGTTTCCTGCTGGGTGCGGTTTCCGGGGAAACCGAAGTACCGAAGACACTAGAAATGGACCAATTTAAGGGAGTCTTAGAATGGGCCGCGCGACAGGAAAGCGCTGTTTCCGTCGACCGCGATGATGATGGCTGGCGATTGGATCCGCCGGAAGCCAAAGAATCAGTAGCTGCGTTCTTGGAGAATCATGGATATGCGGGTTTTTATGCGCTGCCATTGCGAGACGATCAGGGAGCGATTGGAGCAATCGGACTGCTTAGCCAGCAGGCTGATTTTCTCGATGATGACGAACGGGAGACGCTGGCGATTCTCGGCAATCAGACGGCTGTAGCTATTCGAAACGCCCAGCTCTACCAACAAGTGCCGCTTGCCGGCTTCCTGAAACCATGGGCCGAACGCAAAGAAAAACTCTTTGCCGCGATGCCCAAAGCTCGCTGGATCGCATGGGCTTGGCGTGGTGCGATTGCTGCTGCGCTGCTTTTCATCATTCCGATGCCCATGCGCATAGGCGCAAATGCAACCGTGGTGCCGGCGGCCAGGCGCGTCGTCGCTGCCGAAGCTGGCGGGATCGTGGACCGCGTGATGGTCCATGAAGGCAGTAAGGTCAAGGCCGGAGAGTTGCTCGCGGCGCTCGATTCGAGCGCCGACCAGCTAAAGCTGGTGCAGGCGCAAACCGCACTCGCGAACGCCCAGCGCGCACTGGCGGATGCCGAATTTCGCGGAGATCCTTCTGCGGCTGGGCAAGCACACATCGAAGTGCAGCTGCATCAGGCGGAAGTCCAGTTCGAACGCACGCGCGTGAGCGAAGCCATGCTCCTCGCGCCCATATCCGGCATAGTGGTCACGCCCAAGGTAGAGCAGAAGGTGGGTGCGATGCTGAAGCCGGGAGATGCTTTCTGCGAACTGGTGGATCCAAGTGAGATGGCCGTCGAAATGAGCGTTCGCGAAACGGACATGCCGTTGCTGCGTGACGGGATCCCTGTGCAAATCAAGTTGAATGCGCTGCCGCTGGAAACACTTCGCGGTACCGTGGATCGTCTCGGTGCCGTAACACGTTCGGAAAATGGTGAGCAATTTTTCGTAGTTCGAGCCGACTTCGCCAATTCTGGGTTGGCCGCGCGCGACGGCATGGTAGGCAGCGCAAAGATCCTTGCCGCAGGTGGATGGTTTTCCTCTGGATGGTTTCCATTGGGATATGTGATTTTTCGTGCGCCCTTCCGCTGGGCTTGGGAGTCAGTCTGGTCATGGCTACCGTGATGCCTTGGGAGGAGACAACATGAGGCGTGCTATTTTCATTTGTGGCATGGTGCTCGCGCTTGGCGGCACGGTAGGCTGCTCGAATCCAATTGCCGCATCGAGTCCCCCGGCGAATTCAGAAACGGCGGCAACCACTCCTCGCGCTCCGGCAGCGGAGACGCCCAAGCCGCTCAGCCTGCTAAGCATTCTTTCCGTCGAAAAGGCGGTTGACGTAACAGCGCAACGCGGTGGTGTGGTCCTCGCGACGGAAAAGGACGAGGGCAGCGTCGTTCGCACCGGAGACGAGATGGGACGGCTCGATGACAGCACCCTGCAGGCCGAGTTGCAAAAAGCCGAGTCCGATTTGCTAGTCTCACAGAATAATGTGAAATACAAAGAGGCTGAAGAGCAGGCGAAAAATGCGCAATTACAGCGCCAGCAACTCTTGCGAGCCAGCGGTCTG
This region of Candidatus Acidiferrales bacterium genomic DNA includes:
- a CDS encoding STAS domain-containing protein yields the protein MTVSIRKAGPITIVDLAGALKLGESEQAFRQQVQELIDGGVRRMAINLASVPEMDSSGIGSLVRVYSQMKKCGGNCTFFAPTKRVSQLLKMVRLDSVLDIVEDEAAALTRN
- a CDS encoding GAF domain-containing protein, which codes for MEPSSHLLDLATIFYACRDTETLLKTLAGRLGTSLDARAVIVWIAAWDNEGDDESETETISAKLQAAWFASGERFEPVANMVSEGVLVQVLESGEPLEFSSKSEDEDILAHLAESSRERVEAELYCPLPGPQRSAGVVEILNPRRGRFTPDELQYVREVSRLAGLALENCQDRERQVHEHLTTVERLTALYDISRIFNSTLEMEELLPVITEKIRDLLNASACNLWLVDAETNSLHAMQQAGEDPTLGEGAQCAIGEGVVGKAAQLGQPVLVEAASEDEMLAERRKNETEDFHLESVICSPLLKGEEVMGAIEVVNRIGGGAFSEEDLYFLSNISEQAAIAISNAKLLDAERKVSVLDALLGISREITSTLDLDHVLRTVVQQASTIIPFDRGVIGLFDRDRFLLGAVSGETEVPKTLEMDQFKGVLEWAARQESAVSVDRDDDGWRLDPPEAKESVAAFLENHGYAGFYALPLRDDQGAIGAIGLLSQQADFLDDDERETLAILGNQTAVAIRNAQLYQQVPLAGFLKPWAERKEKLFAAMPKARWIAWAWRGAIAAALLFIIPMPMRIGANATVVPAARRVVAAEAGGIVDRVMVHEGSKVKAGELLAALDSSADQLKLVQAQTALANAQRALADAEFRGDPSAAGQAHIEVQLHQAEVQFERTRVSEAMLLAPISGIVVTPKVEQKVGAMLKPGDAFCELVDPSEMAVEMSVRETDMPLLRDGIPVQIKLNALPLETLRGTVDRLGAVTRSENGEQFFVVRADFANSGLAARDGMVGSAKILAAGGWFSSGWFPLGYVIFRAPFRWAWESVWSWLP